In Dysgonomonadaceae bacterium zrk40, one genomic interval encodes:
- a CDS encoding NUDIX hydrolase, with product MNKNSSPLPWKVLESEYLHKRPWLTVRKEKLEMPNGNVVPDYYVLEYPDWVNIIAITRKGKFILVEQYRPGIGKTCFELCAGVCEEDDLSPLASAQRELLEETGYSGGHWKEFMRVAPNASAANNYSWCFIAEGVEKTGDQALEESEDITVHLFSFDEVKALLVSDQIIQATMAAPLWRYIAMQEK from the coding sequence ATGAATAAGAATTCATCCCCCCTTCCCTGGAAAGTGCTGGAAAGTGAATACCTGCACAAGAGGCCCTGGCTCACTGTGCGAAAAGAGAAACTGGAAATGCCCAACGGCAATGTGGTACCGGATTACTATGTTCTGGAATACCCCGACTGGGTAAATATCATCGCCATCACGAGGAAAGGCAAGTTTATATTGGTGGAACAATACCGCCCCGGTATCGGCAAAACCTGCTTTGAACTGTGTGCCGGTGTGTGTGAAGAGGATGATCTCTCTCCACTTGCCTCTGCACAGAGAGAGCTGCTGGAAGAGACCGGTTACAGCGGGGGCCACTGGAAGGAATTTATGCGTGTAGCCCCCAATGCCAGCGCTGCCAACAACTACTCCTGGTGTTTTATCGCCGAAGGTGTGGAGAAAACCGGCGATCAGGCACTGGAAGAGTCGGAAGACATCACGGTGCATCTCTTTTCATTCGATGAGGTGAAGGCACTTCTTGTAAGCGATCAGATCATCCAGGCAACGATGGCAGCACCATTGTGGAGATATATAGCGATGCAAGAGAAATAG
- a CDS encoding rRNA cytosine-C5-methyltransferase: MKLPEDFILSMRSLLGDESAQLFEALESEAPVTIRLNPYKLKRNPLDFNLALQPVPWSDWGFYLKERPAFTFDPLFHAGYYYVQEASSMFVEQVVRQLVKEPAICLDLCGAPGGKSVSLLSALPEGSLLVSNELVRQRANILSETLTKYGVSTSVVTNNHPRDFNAFPELFDLILVDAPCSGEGMFRKDPVAIEEWSTQNVAMCATRQRDILADVWSSLKPGGVLVYSTCTFNKFENEENALWAAHSLGASFVEVEIKEEWGITPSFVHDAICYRFFPNRTIGEGLFVTLLRKRDSAEPEIDQKALHSVKKGRQKPSPFMKDITDFATWVINPERFRFIESDNRISALPVTHVETMLQLKERLKVLSMGISIGERKGKDLIPSHSLAMSSELNREAFVCYELSYSQAVAFLRKEAITLSDATRGFVLLTYHHEPIGFVKNIGIRANNLYPNEWRIRSSYLPETKPEILTDRSAN; this comes from the coding sequence ATGAAACTCCCTGAAGATTTCATTCTCTCCATGCGGTCGTTACTAGGGGATGAATCGGCGCAGCTGTTTGAGGCACTGGAAAGCGAAGCACCAGTAACCATTCGGCTGAACCCGTACAAGTTGAAAAGAAATCCATTGGATTTCAATCTGGCTCTGCAACCGGTACCGTGGTCGGATTGGGGCTTTTACCTGAAGGAACGTCCGGCCTTCACCTTCGATCCACTCTTCCATGCCGGCTACTATTACGTGCAGGAGGCCTCCTCCATGTTCGTGGAGCAGGTGGTGCGGCAGCTGGTAAAGGAGCCGGCAATTTGTCTGGATCTTTGTGGTGCTCCAGGCGGAAAGTCGGTCAGCCTGTTGTCGGCATTGCCGGAGGGAAGTCTGCTGGTGAGTAACGAGTTGGTCAGACAACGGGCAAACATTTTGTCAGAGACATTGACGAAGTATGGAGTCTCGACCAGTGTGGTTACAAATAACCATCCCCGTGATTTCAATGCTTTTCCGGAACTGTTCGATCTTATTCTGGTAGATGCTCCCTGTTCGGGAGAGGGTATGTTTCGCAAGGATCCAGTAGCCATCGAGGAGTGGTCGACGCAGAACGTGGCGATGTGTGCTACACGGCAAAGGGATATCCTCGCTGATGTGTGGTCCTCACTGAAACCGGGAGGGGTGCTTGTGTACAGCACCTGTACCTTTAACAAATTCGAGAATGAGGAGAATGCACTCTGGGCGGCACACAGTCTGGGTGCATCGTTTGTTGAGGTAGAGATTAAAGAGGAGTGGGGAATCACTCCCTCCTTTGTTCACGATGCGATCTGTTATCGTTTTTTTCCGAACAGGACAATCGGGGAGGGGTTGTTTGTTACCCTCTTGCGAAAAAGAGATTCAGCTGAACCTGAAATTGATCAGAAGGCTCTTCACTCCGTTAAAAAAGGAAGACAGAAACCTTCTCCATTTATGAAAGATATCACTGACTTTGCCACATGGGTGATCAATCCGGAGCGGTTCAGATTCATAGAGTCCGACAATCGCATCTCAGCCCTTCCCGTGACTCATGTGGAAACAATGCTCCAGTTGAAAGAGCGCTTAAAGGTTCTCTCCATGGGTATTTCAATCGGAGAGAGGAAAGGAAAAGACCTGATTCCCTCTCATTCACTTGCGATGAGCAGTGAGCTGAATCGAGAAGCATTTGTCTGCTACGAACTGTCATACAGCCAAGCAGTGGCTTTTCTGCGAAAGGAGGCCATCACACTTTCGGATGCAACGAGGGGATTTGTTCTGCTCACCTATCACCATGAACCAATTGGATTTGTTAAGAACATCGGAATCAGGGCGAACAACCTTTATCCGAACGAGTGGCGCATACGAAGCAGTTACTTGCCGGAGACGAAACCGGAAATATTGACCGACCGTTCAGCTAACTGA
- a CDS encoding HAMP domain-containing histidine kinase, giving the protein MVPRKTLTYLFVILATFVGVLSLLLSGMLVKELSQEERQKMEVWAKAAESISRDEPDADMSLVLSILQGNSSIPAILHDEQSDRLVSHNIRLPKEDTAAVLRERMVQFSRRHEPVKLTELNQTLYFDDSYTLKQLQLFPYIQLFVIALFVALAFFALNRSQRAEQNSVWVGLSKETAHQLGTPISSLVAWTEYMKLKEMDAELLAEIEKDTNRLQMIAERFARIGSATDLQVTDVREEVKETLSYLGKRLSDKITFSLLFPSEPVLVSINKPLFGWVIENLTKNAADAMRGEGAITFSLTEKKNRVMFDVTDSGKGIPRANQKKIFTPGYTTKERGWGLGLALVKRIVQVQHKGEIFVLKSEPGKGATFRIILRKTE; this is encoded by the coding sequence ATGGTTCCCCGGAAAACTCTTACTTATCTTTTTGTGATCCTTGCAACGTTTGTAGGGGTACTCTCCCTGTTGCTGTCAGGTATGCTGGTAAAGGAGTTGTCGCAGGAAGAGAGGCAGAAGATGGAGGTTTGGGCCAAGGCTGCGGAGTCGATTTCACGTGATGAGCCTGACGCAGATATGTCGCTGGTGTTGAGTATCCTGCAGGGTAACAGCTCCATTCCTGCAATACTGCATGATGAGCAGAGTGACAGGTTGGTGTCTCACAACATCCGTTTACCGAAAGAGGATACTGCTGCCGTGCTTCGTGAAAGGATGGTACAGTTTAGCCGCAGACATGAACCTGTGAAGCTTACAGAGCTGAATCAAACACTCTATTTTGATGACTCCTATACGTTAAAGCAGTTGCAGCTTTTTCCCTATATACAACTTTTTGTCATTGCCCTTTTTGTAGCCCTCGCCTTTTTTGCGTTGAACCGCTCACAGCGGGCCGAGCAAAACAGTGTATGGGTGGGATTGTCGAAGGAGACAGCCCATCAGCTGGGAACACCCATCTCTTCACTTGTGGCATGGACGGAGTATATGAAACTGAAAGAGATGGATGCAGAGCTGTTGGCCGAGATTGAGAAAGACACAAACCGTTTGCAGATGATTGCGGAACGCTTTGCCAGGATTGGCTCCGCAACCGACCTGCAGGTGACAGACGTGCGGGAGGAGGTGAAAGAAACACTCTCTTACCTTGGAAAAAGGTTGTCAGATAAGATCACTTTTTCGTTGTTGTTTCCCTCAGAACCTGTTCTGGTATCAATCAACAAACCACTTTTCGGCTGGGTGATTGAAAATCTCACGAAGAATGCAGCGGATGCCATGAGAGGAGAGGGAGCAATCACATTTAGTCTCACTGAGAAGAAAAACCGGGTTATGTTTGATGTCACAGACAGTGGCAAAGGTATCCCACGAGCAAATCAAAAAAAAATATTCACCCCCGGTTACACCACCAAAGAGCGTGGGTGGGGACTTGGCTTAGCGCTCGTGAAAAGGATTGTGCAGGTGCAGCACAAAGGTGAAATATTCGTGTTGAAATCGGAGCCGGGAAAAGGTGCTACTTTCAGGATCATCCTTAGAAAAACAGAATGA